The Camelus dromedarius isolate mCamDro1 chromosome 8, mCamDro1.pat, whole genome shotgun sequence genome includes a window with the following:
- the DHX32 gene encoding putative pre-mRNA-splicing factor ATP-dependent RNA helicase DHX32 isoform X2 produces the protein MLNVARALRYCTDDMLQREMMSNPFLGSYGVIILDDIHERSIATDVLLGLLKDVLLARPELKLIINSSPHLISKLSSYYGNVPLIEVKHKHPVEVVYLSGAQKESFESILRLIFEIHNSGEKGDVVVFLACEQDIEKAYEIVCQEGSDLNPDLGELVVVPLYPKEKCALFKPSDETEKRCQIYQRRVVLTASSGESLIWSNTVKFVIDVGMERRKVYNPRIRANSLVTQPISQSQAEIRKQILGSSSSGKLFCLYSEEFASKDMRPLKPAEMQEANLTSMVLFMKRIDIAGLGRCDFMNRPAPESLMQALEDLDYLAALDNDGNLSEFGIIMSEFPLDPQLSKSILASCEFDCVDEMLTIAAMVTAPDCFSHLPRGAEEAALTCWKTFLHPEGDHFTLINIYKAYQDTALSSTSDHCVEKWCHDHFLNCSALRTADVIRAELLEIIKRIELPYAEPAFGSKENTLNIRKALLSGYFMQIARDVDGSGNYLMLTHKQVAQLHPRCCYAVARKVPEWVLFHKFSVSDNNYIRIASEVSPELFMQLAPQYYFSNLPPSESKDILQQVMDHLSPISTMKKEQTVCEKCPETTEQRCTVQ, from the exons GTATTGTACTGATGATATGTTGCAGAGAGAAATGATGTCCAATCCTTTCTTGGGTAGCTATGGGGTCATCATCCTAGACGACATTCACGAAAGGAGCATTGCAACTGACGTGTTACTTGGACTTCTAAAAGATGTTTTACTGGCAAGACCAGAACTGAAGCTCATAATTAACTCCTCACCTCACCTGATCAGCAAGCTCAGCTCTTACTATGGAAACGTGCCTCTCATAGAAGTGAAGCATAAGCACCCTGTGGAGGTTGTGTACCTTAGCGGGGCTCAGAAGGAGTCTTTCGAGTCTATTTTACGCCTTATCTTTGAAATTCACAACTCGGGTGAGAAGGGGGACGTTGTAGTCTTTCTGGCTTGTGAACAA GATATTGAAAAAGCCTATGAAATTGTTTGTCAAGAGGGGTCTGACTTAAACCCAGATCTCGGAGAGCTGGTGGTTGTTCCTTTGTATCCAAAAGAGAAATGTGCATTGTTCAAGCCAagtgatgaaacagaaaaaagatgcCAAATTTATCAGAGAAGAGTGGTGTTAACTGCCAGCTCTGGAGAATCTTTGATCTGGAGCAACACGGTCAAATTTGTTATTGATGTGGGTATGGAGAGAAGAAAG GTGTACAACCCTAGAATCAGAGCAAACTCACTCGTCACGCAGCCCATCAGCCAAAGCCAAGCAGAGATACGCAAGCAGATTCTTGGTTCATCTTCCTCAG GAAAACTCTTCTGTCTGTACTCTGAAGAATTTGCCTCCAAAGACATGCGGCCACTTAAGCCGGCAGAAATGCAGGAAGCCAACCTAACCAGCATGGTGCTTTTTATGAAGAGAATAGACATCGCGGGCTTAGGCCGCTGTGACTTCATGAACAGACCAG caCCGGAAAGTTTGATGCAGGCTTTAGAAGACTTAGATTATCTGGCAGCGCTGGACAATGATGGAAATCTTTCTGAATTTGGAATCATCATGTCAGAGTTCCCCCTTGACCCACAACTCTCCAAGTCCATCTTAGCGTCCTGCGAGTTCGACTGCGTAGATGAAATGCTGACAATCGCTGCCATGGTAACAG CTCCTGACTGCTTTTCGCATTTGCCTCGTGGAGCGGAGGAGGCTGCCTTGACTTGCTGGAAGACGTTTTTACACCCTGAAGGAGATCACTTCACGCTCATCAACATTTACAAGGCCTACCAAGACACAGCTCTGAGTTCCACCAGTGACC ACTGTGTTGAAAAGTGGTGTCACGATCACTTCCTCAACTGTTCTGCACTCAGGACGGCAGATGTCATCCGAGCTGAGCTCTTGGAAATTATCAAGCGAATAGAGCTTCCCTATGCAGAACCTGCTTTTGGCTCAAAGGAAAACACTCTGAACATAAGGAAAGCTCTTCTGTCTGGTTATTTTATGCAG ATCGCGCGGGACGTCGACGGCTCAGGCAACTACCTGATGCTGACGCACAAGCAGGTCGCGCAGCTGCACCCCCGCTGCTGCTACGCTGTGGCCCGGAAGGTGCCCGAGTGGGTTCTCTTCCACAAGTTCAGCGTGTCTGACAACAACTACATCCGCATCGCCTCCGAGGTCTCTCCAGAGCT ATTTATGCAACTGGCACCACAATACTATTTCAGTAATCTGCCTCCTAGTGAAAGTAAGGACATCCTACAGCAAGTAATGGATCATCTTTCACCCATTTCAACAATGAAAAAGGAACAGACAGTGTGTGAAAAGTGCCCTGAAACTACTGAGCAAAGATGCACTGTGCAGTGA